TCGAaaggtgagggagagagagcttcggagaaaatattaggtgggtCTTACCCTCCACGTAGGCTTAGGGTAAGACCATTCAGCGATCGACACGTGGCTCCACGTAAGTGAGGACGTCAGGCGTTTAAAATTTGCGCGCGCCGCTCCTGGGCCCACcactctgacgctctctctcctctgctctcctctgcgACATGTCCactcatcctctctctcttttctctctctctttccccgttCTCCCCATTCTCCGTTCCGTTTGCGAGAGAACAAAATCGCAGGGCTTCTCTCCAAATGCTCTTcccctctgctctctctcctccgctggttgcccgcgacgcctcctccgctggttgcttgCGACGCCGACGCcaacgccctttccacctccgttgacgcctctgctctcctccgctggttgcccgcgacgccgacgccgatgccctttccacctccgccgacgcctctgctctctctcctctgctggtTACCCgtgacgccgacgccgacgctctctctcctccgctggttgcccgcAACGCCAACaccgacgccctttccacctccggCCGACGCTCTgctctcctccgctggttgcccacgacgccgacgccgacgccctttccacctccgccgacgccctttccacctccgccgacgccgacgccgacacCCTTTCCAGTGAACCGCGATGCCGACGCCCCTCCGTCGCCCCCAACTCCGATGCCGACGTCGACGTAGCCTCCGCCTCCACCCCTGaacccgactccgacgccgacgcccttcAAGCgagttgcctccgtcgcccccgactccgacgccgacgccaaCGCCTCcgcccctccacctccgcctccgccccgaCACCGCCGCCGATGCTCTTTCGCCTCCCTCTCGTGACCTTTgctccgctctctccctctttcctctgcgGAGCGCCCTTGCTGGCCAACCCCGACGCCGATGAACCCCGATTGCGTTTTGGCCTCCCC
This Eucalyptus grandis isolate ANBG69807.140 chromosome 7, ASM1654582v1, whole genome shotgun sequence DNA region includes the following protein-coding sequences:
- the LOC120296064 gene encoding uncharacterized PE-PGRS family protein PE_PGRS54-like, with the translated sequence MGVTNGVPIGGAWEGDGGRRRRRRCPCSFRAGGDSRRKERESDLCSRRGEAKTQSGFIGVGVGQQGRSAEERGRERSKGHEREAKEHRRRCRGGGGGGGAEALASASESGATEATRLKGVGVGVGFRGGGGGYVDVGIGVGGDGGASASRFTGKGVGVGVGGAIVCCGFAGCSLSPTLGTVASSAVSTSVTFEVSGVST